Proteins from a single region of Halalkalibaculum roseum:
- a CDS encoding HU family DNA-binding protein → MTKADIVDVISSSTGLTKVETEAVVNGFMETVIDAMKRGETIELRGFGSFKVVKRAQRVARNPKTNEEVIVPEQYVPVLKMSKDFKEEVNEAMMEEEEN, encoded by the coding sequence ATGACTAAAGCCGATATTGTTGACGTGATTTCTTCATCAACCGGTTTGACAAAAGTTGAGACGGAAGCAGTGGTTAACGGTTTTATGGAAACCGTTATCGATGCCATGAAAAGAGGAGAGACTATTGAGCTTCGCGGATTCGGAAGTTTCAAAGTGGTTAAAAGGGCTCAGCGGGTAGCCAGAAATCCCAAAACCAATGAAGAAGTGATTGTTCCCGAGCAATATGTGCCGGTATTGAAAATGTCGAAAGACTTCAAAGAGGAAGTCAATGAGGCAATGATGGAAGAGGAAGAAAACTGA
- the aroB gene encoding 3-dehydroquinate synthase → MSLTTEVSVSIEQQYAVTVGTNLWSEVGSFCKKHYTPEKLVIIIDEYVNSLHGERVHKECSELFNELEIIEIPRGETSKSISCWNKTLDAVLKSGIERKTPLLAVGGGVTGDIAGFVAATALRGIPLIHMPTSLLAMVDSSIGGKTGINHETGKNLIGSFYQPDAVFADVDYLETLSEKEWVNGLSEILKYAAISDPSLFELAYDCVSSGFQPGALWTKIIGQSAVIKSEIVSHDTLEAGERAFLNFGHTFGHALEKKAGYGTISHGEAVLVGMLAACKASNELGAEVPPEIFDDFLDLYSIQLEELTIPIDKVIEAMQHDKKVQNGNIRLVLLKDWGRPYLHTCTDERLLREAWNFAYRTINEN, encoded by the coding sequence ATGTCTCTCACTACTGAGGTTTCAGTATCAATCGAACAGCAATATGCTGTTACCGTCGGGACAAATTTGTGGAGTGAGGTGGGCAGCTTTTGCAAGAAGCACTATACCCCTGAGAAGCTTGTCATTATAATTGATGAATATGTGAATAGCCTGCACGGAGAAAGAGTGCACAAAGAGTGCTCTGAACTATTCAATGAACTGGAAATCATTGAGATTCCCCGAGGCGAAACGAGCAAGTCGATCTCCTGCTGGAACAAAACATTAGATGCGGTATTAAAGAGTGGTATAGAGCGTAAGACACCACTGCTCGCAGTAGGAGGGGGTGTGACCGGCGACATTGCCGGTTTTGTGGCAGCAACCGCTCTCCGGGGTATCCCTCTGATTCATATGCCGACCAGCTTGCTTGCCATGGTCGACAGTTCAATAGGTGGCAAGACCGGTATAAATCATGAGACCGGTAAAAACCTCATAGGTTCGTTTTATCAACCCGATGCGGTTTTTGCTGATGTCGATTACCTGGAGACGCTTTCTGAAAAAGAGTGGGTGAATGGCTTATCCGAAATTTTAAAATATGCTGCCATTTCAGACCCATCATTATTTGAGCTGGCCTATGATTGTGTGTCTTCGGGATTTCAGCCCGGTGCGTTATGGACCAAAATCATAGGACAAAGTGCCGTTATTAAAAGTGAAATTGTCTCACACGATACGTTGGAAGCAGGGGAAAGAGCTTTTCTTAATTTCGGGCACACTTTTGGGCACGCACTCGAAAAAAAAGCCGGTTACGGTACTATTTCGCATGGGGAAGCCGTTCTGGTAGGTATGCTCGCGGCGTGCAAAGCTTCGAACGAGTTGGGTGCTGAGGTGCCACCTGAAATATTTGATGACTTTTTGGATCTCTATTCGATCCAACTTGAGGAGCTGACAATTCCCATCGATAAAGTGATCGAGGCCATGCAACATGATAAAAAAGTACAGAACGGCAACATCCGTTTGGTACTTCTCAAAGATTGGGGAAGACCTTACCTGCATACCTGTACGGATGAACGATTGCTGAGGGAAGCCTGGAACTTTGCATACCGCACCATTAATGAAAATTGA
- a CDS encoding alanine/glycine:cation symporter family protein: MDTFDFIISWLENLIWNTPEAFPAMVVVLLSFGVFITFRLGFIQIRRFGHGLKVVTGFYDDPDDDGDINHFQALTTALSATVGIGNIAGVALAIHYGGPGALFWMWVTAILGMAIKFTEVTLAQEYRSQNPDGTVSGGPMYYIERGLGPNWKWLAFAFAISAAICAFLTGNAVQANTVADVMKTDFQIPTAITGLITASLVAAVILGGIKRIGKVTSKLVPFMGILYVAGAIIILLLNYDAVLPSLWTIVSNAFNPQAGALGVGSGALIFTLSYGVQRGLFSNEAGQGSAPIAHSAARTDEPVREGVVALLEPFIDTLIICTMTGLVIVSTGSWDMQHKSAVDPSADIVSYEVTTEMDGQKANPDARVLYFENGLPENGTMTHYSFPVDTMFADGGYSQPFTGRVEITEQGAMAYGENGTQLTSLYGGVVQNGAPLTSAAFEKGLNPLFPGGGYLVTFAVLLFAISTSISWSYYGDRAAQYLFGFKSIFWYRLAFVGMHFLGAVATLTVVWNFGDVMLGLMAFFNIVALFALSGVAYKITKTYFSKDHETPES, from the coding sequence ATGGATACCTTCGACTTTATTATCTCCTGGCTTGAAAATCTAATCTGGAATACGCCCGAAGCTTTTCCTGCGATGGTCGTTGTTCTCCTCTCATTCGGTGTATTCATCACTTTTCGATTAGGTTTCATTCAAATACGAAGATTCGGTCATGGACTGAAAGTGGTTACCGGTTTTTATGATGACCCCGATGATGACGGTGATATCAACCACTTCCAGGCCCTGACTACTGCTTTGTCAGCTACAGTAGGTATCGGTAATATTGCGGGTGTAGCTCTCGCCATTCATTATGGAGGTCCGGGTGCCCTTTTCTGGATGTGGGTAACGGCTATACTCGGTATGGCAATTAAATTTACTGAGGTAACGCTTGCTCAGGAGTACAGAAGCCAGAATCCCGATGGTACCGTGTCAGGCGGGCCTATGTATTATATAGAACGGGGATTGGGACCCAACTGGAAGTGGCTGGCTTTCGCCTTTGCAATTTCGGCAGCGATTTGTGCTTTTCTGACCGGTAATGCCGTTCAGGCAAACACGGTAGCGGATGTGATGAAAACAGATTTTCAAATTCCCACAGCAATAACCGGACTAATCACTGCGAGTCTCGTTGCAGCGGTAATATTGGGAGGGATAAAACGTATCGGTAAAGTGACTTCAAAACTGGTTCCTTTTATGGGGATCCTGTACGTAGCCGGTGCTATCATAATTTTACTGCTTAACTACGATGCCGTTCTGCCTTCACTGTGGACGATTGTCAGCAATGCTTTCAATCCGCAAGCCGGGGCACTGGGTGTTGGTTCTGGAGCACTGATTTTTACACTTAGTTACGGGGTTCAAAGAGGACTCTTCTCGAACGAGGCCGGCCAGGGTTCGGCACCTATAGCCCACTCCGCGGCCAGAACCGACGAACCGGTACGTGAAGGGGTTGTTGCCTTGTTGGAACCGTTTATTGATACCTTGATTATCTGTACCATGACCGGACTCGTTATCGTATCTACCGGATCATGGGATATGCAGCATAAATCGGCAGTAGACCCATCTGCAGATATCGTATCCTATGAGGTTACCACAGAAATGGATGGGCAGAAGGCAAATCCGGATGCACGTGTACTTTATTTTGAAAACGGCCTGCCTGAAAACGGTACGATGACCCACTACAGTTTCCCGGTTGATACTATGTTTGCCGATGGCGGATATTCCCAGCCATTTACCGGTCGGGTTGAGATCACCGAACAAGGCGCGATGGCATATGGCGAAAACGGTACCCAGCTCACTTCGCTTTATGGAGGTGTCGTACAGAATGGGGCCCCACTGACTTCAGCAGCTTTTGAAAAAGGATTGAATCCCCTGTTCCCCGGTGGCGGATATCTGGTAACTTTTGCCGTACTACTTTTTGCAATTTCCACATCCATCAGCTGGAGCTATTACGGAGACCGTGCCGCTCAGTATCTGTTCGGCTTTAAGTCTATATTCTGGTATCGCCTTGCATTCGTGGGCATGCACTTTTTAGGTGCTGTAGCCACATTGACGGTTGTATGGAACTTTGGTGACGTGATGCTTGGCTTGATGGCCTTCTTCAATATTGTTGCCTTGTTTGCATTATCCGGCGTGGCTTATAAGATTACCAAAACATACTTCAGCAAAGATCATGAAACGCCAGAGTCTTAA
- a CDS encoding shikimate kinase — MISNLPDRIFLSGFMGAGKSTIGRELAGKLERTFLDLDDYIEHKAGKSISEIFEEGGEDAFRKIERECILELIRTYEGIIALGGGSLHNQHMLDHIKLNGLLVFIETPISVILDRIDKDLNRPLLLNEEGKVKERETLERELSALYKKRLPLYQQSELTVSDDGEKTLETLVEQLTNKIKYHVSHY; from the coding sequence ATGATTTCAAATTTACCCGACAGAATATTTCTAAGCGGCTTTATGGGGGCCGGGAAATCGACTATAGGTCGTGAACTTGCCGGAAAACTGGAGCGTACCTTCCTGGACCTTGACGATTACATAGAACACAAAGCCGGGAAAAGCATTTCTGAAATTTTTGAGGAAGGAGGAGAGGATGCATTTCGTAAAATTGAAAGGGAATGTATACTTGAACTCATTAGAACATACGAAGGCATTATTGCATTGGGTGGGGGAAGCCTGCATAATCAACACATGCTTGACCATATTAAATTAAACGGACTTCTTGTATTTATTGAGACGCCAATTTCCGTTATCTTAGATCGTATAGACAAAGATTTAAATCGCCCTCTACTGTTGAATGAAGAGGGAAAGGTTAAGGAAAGAGAAACTTTGGAAAGAGAACTCAGCGCACTTTATAAAAAACGGCTCCCTTTGTATCAGCAGTCGGAACTGACTGTATCTGATGACGGAGAGAAAACACTAGAGACCTTGGTAGAACAATTAACAAATAAAATAAAATACCATGTCTCTCACTACTGA
- a CDS encoding translocation/assembly module TamB domain-containing protein, with translation MFLRWFHRIWQYFWTILLSTLLIIMILAGGLLGILQMQVTKNYISERIESDFGKAYNAKLEIRELDGLIPFNFQLQDVSLVDSSATDSLPGDTLASVQQINASLDIWSLFQNKISITGFSVSSPRVRLLSSESGGYTLGKSLTRKEKLQWAADDEPGWMPNIEIVAPQLTISDGEVFIEKLHGDYARINLPEPLSIRNISTNMFLEISETQLFWDIENLEADIVDVEAGNIRINGQVYNDDRFLEFNSFNLLAGSSEIRLNGEIDGVNLYREDITSQLRNARYNIDVSSNRINLEEFSGVVSDLPAIPKPIEFSVQTEGILDSLWVDEFSMGVGDSYFSINGFFRNLSNVSDLRYELKMSQVVLQKNDVEIFSGPLNENQFSLLDSLRFEGKANGTRDSLDFDINVYSPKGDLSLIGGTRLTRPFSYNGSISGKRLNLRSLFGPRVDSTSLNFDASVNGSGITMEEAVVEFNASAYNSRINDIAISSMELESSLVSGFFEQDYTYVSGNESVEGTGWIDFSREEPRLALKGYARNIDLSGYSAKEIVPQSSLNFDYNVELRGRSVDNLQGRANLDVKQSVINQDTVRSHQFYVDLDSPDQSNRTLRLTSSILDLNLEGNIVPTNMVSQYRYWRRYLENSYKQEIKLDSVVVSDSTEIQTQPMFLEGEFRVKDLSLIRNYLPQFPRIVSNTVLKFNVNADSARMLASGSLIADSLKYNSVELGRSTSQLTASFRSDRKIKEFANIDFKTDIARVNSNVVNADSINMAMTLRNDSLSLNQQIGTIGKNARMNLALRSVITDTTLKISVPEFFLGNEIYAWQNDGTPQLVYNREDDLAFNRFRFKNQNEFIELKGILSADREDSVQYILRQVSLERISDLIQGKVSFGGRMNGMLVTRSLTDRPSVQGELNINQLTIQDRIIGDAAFKSTYNQQMERFDTRLRVLTDTTKYNEYLDRNDDIGQDILISGYFVPPNPEVEQDTVYNFDVDFNEIDMWIIPLIADKVFESMEGRATGEGYITGNLEDFDFSSDFNVSNVFAKPRFLETNYFLNGHVVFNRETGVIIDSVDVTDTKGGQGKLWGTIDLNDFDPITFLDLNLSLNQLQFLNNDFGPDVPFYGSVSGTGEVKLSGANTDLFLQSTRPISVTENSELSIPLIEETELDESNRFIQFVDEFDLSRRERLKLGSEQVRGTTVNSQMLEEAIGDLTFNERFNIDLQFDAPRPINVKLIFDPVTGEVLTANGTGQLRITLQDEEVQMFGRYNISGGNYQFVSGEIISRRLSLESGGSIVWEGDPANARLDINAIYNVRPDINNLSAAAVSQDNTRENGSGQRVPIDLIIEITGTVSSVENNFYFRTSNTLDLSSNSTLQFALNEINRDEQQKFLQATSILLTGEFIPSQSYGQATTSLSRNLTSGSTVFNPLLSNQVISPLLSNQINALLDSDVSRFDIDFNLNAYNEIDLGIALRLYNDRLILRRQGQLTGGSQESSFGEKIGDLNATYRINRGLSVTAFHRQDQTISNVSRGSGTGDVTPSVDGIGLEAKVEFNTWQELKNRIKRTFNKLLGIKNKEKNEELASEDSKQAAKN, from the coding sequence TTGTTTCTACGCTGGTTTCATAGAATTTGGCAGTATTTTTGGACGATCCTGCTCTCTACGCTTTTGATCATAATGATCCTGGCTGGCGGTTTATTGGGTATACTGCAGATGCAGGTAACCAAGAACTATATATCCGAACGCATTGAAAGCGATTTCGGCAAGGCCTACAATGCAAAGCTGGAAATCCGTGAGCTTGACGGGCTCATACCGTTTAATTTTCAGTTGCAGGATGTATCACTCGTGGACAGTTCTGCTACAGATTCATTGCCCGGAGATACTTTAGCGAGTGTACAACAGATAAATGCCAGCTTGGACATTTGGAGCCTGTTTCAAAATAAGATTTCCATTACCGGGTTTTCAGTAAGTTCTCCCCGTGTGCGCCTTCTCAGTTCTGAAAGCGGCGGCTATACTCTTGGAAAGTCATTGACCAGAAAAGAAAAGCTTCAATGGGCAGCAGATGACGAACCCGGCTGGATGCCTAACATTGAGATTGTGGCGCCACAGCTTACCATTTCCGATGGCGAGGTATTCATTGAGAAGCTTCATGGTGACTATGCACGTATCAATCTGCCTGAACCGCTCAGTATCAGGAACATCAGTACCAATATGTTCCTGGAGATCAGCGAAACACAACTGTTTTGGGATATTGAAAATCTGGAGGCTGATATTGTCGATGTAGAAGCCGGCAATATCCGTATAAACGGACAGGTTTATAACGATGACCGTTTTCTTGAATTTAATTCATTCAACTTGCTGGCAGGAAGTTCGGAGATCAGGTTAAACGGGGAGATTGACGGGGTCAATTTATACCGGGAAGACATTACTTCACAACTTCGAAATGCTCGCTATAATATTGATGTCAGCTCTAATAGAATAAACCTGGAGGAGTTTAGCGGTGTTGTATCGGATCTGCCGGCCATTCCCAAGCCCATAGAATTTTCAGTTCAAACAGAAGGTATTCTTGATTCACTTTGGGTTGATGAATTTTCAATGGGAGTCGGTGACAGCTATTTCAGTATTAATGGATTTTTCAGGAATCTCTCTAACGTTAGTGATCTAAGGTATGAGCTTAAAATGTCTCAGGTGGTTCTACAGAAAAATGATGTAGAGATTTTCTCCGGACCGCTCAATGAAAATCAGTTTTCCCTGCTCGACAGCCTGCGTTTTGAGGGAAAGGCAAACGGAACCAGGGATTCCCTGGATTTTGATATAAATGTATACAGTCCCAAAGGAGACCTGAGCCTCATTGGAGGTACCAGGCTGACCAGACCTTTCAGCTACAACGGGTCTATTAGCGGAAAACGTTTAAACCTACGGTCTCTGTTTGGCCCGCGTGTGGACTCAACGAGTTTGAATTTTGATGCCTCCGTCAATGGATCAGGCATTACCATGGAAGAGGCTGTGGTGGAATTCAATGCCAGTGCCTACAACAGCAGAATCAACGATATCGCCATTTCGAGCATGGAACTGGAGTCGAGCCTGGTGAGCGGGTTTTTTGAACAGGATTATACCTATGTATCGGGTAATGAGAGTGTTGAGGGTACCGGTTGGATAGACTTCAGCAGGGAAGAACCGCGATTGGCCTTAAAAGGATATGCGCGAAATATTGACCTTTCCGGATATTCCGCAAAGGAGATTGTACCTCAAAGCAGCCTGAACTTTGACTATAATGTTGAGTTGAGAGGCAGATCAGTCGATAACCTGCAGGGCAGGGCCAACCTCGATGTCAAACAATCGGTTATCAATCAGGATACGGTGAGAAGCCACCAGTTTTATGTTGATCTGGACTCCCCGGATCAAAGTAACCGTACGTTAAGGCTGACCAGTTCTATATTAGACCTTAACCTTGAGGGTAATATTGTCCCCACCAATATGGTCAGTCAGTACAGGTACTGGAGGCGATACCTTGAAAATAGTTACAAGCAGGAAATTAAGTTGGATTCGGTGGTAGTAAGCGATTCTACTGAAATCCAAACACAGCCAATGTTCCTGGAGGGTGAATTCAGGGTAAAAGATCTTTCTCTTATTAGAAATTACCTTCCTCAATTCCCCCGAATTGTAAGCAATACAGTGCTCAAGTTTAACGTAAATGCCGATTCTGCACGAATGCTGGCTTCCGGTAGCCTTATAGCCGACAGTCTGAAATATAATTCGGTTGAGCTGGGCAGGTCCACATCGCAGTTAACAGCCAGTTTCCGAAGCGACAGAAAAATAAAAGAGTTTGCAAATATTGACTTTAAAACTGACATAGCCCGGGTAAATTCCAACGTGGTAAACGCAGATTCAATAAATATGGCTATGACGCTGCGTAATGACTCACTAAGCCTGAACCAGCAGATAGGTACCATTGGGAAAAATGCACGTATGAATCTGGCCCTACGCTCGGTAATCACCGATACCACGCTCAAAATAAGTGTTCCCGAATTTTTTCTGGGTAATGAAATTTATGCCTGGCAAAATGATGGCACACCTCAGCTGGTGTACAACCGTGAGGATGATCTTGCCTTCAACCGTTTTCGCTTCAAGAACCAAAATGAATTCATTGAGCTGAAGGGAATCCTCAGTGCAGACAGGGAAGATTCAGTACAATATATTTTACGGCAGGTCAGTCTGGAGCGGATCTCCGATCTGATTCAGGGCAAGGTTAGTTTTGGGGGGAGAATGAATGGCATGCTTGTTACCAGATCTCTAACCGACAGGCCTTCTGTACAGGGTGAGCTCAATATCAACCAACTCACCATTCAGGATCGTATCATAGGGGATGCGGCGTTTAAAAGTACATACAATCAACAGATGGAGCGTTTCGATACCCGTCTGAGAGTGCTCACGGATACCACTAAGTACAATGAATATCTTGATCGAAATGATGATATTGGTCAGGATATCCTGATTTCGGGTTACTTCGTACCGCCCAATCCTGAGGTAGAACAGGATACAGTCTACAATTTTGACGTAGATTTCAATGAAATTGATATGTGGATTATCCCGCTTATTGCCGATAAGGTCTTTGAATCTATGGAGGGGAGGGCCACCGGTGAAGGTTATATTACAGGGAACCTGGAAGACTTTGATTTCAGTTCTGATTTTAATGTCTCAAATGTTTTTGCCAAGCCCCGATTCCTGGAGACAAACTATTTTCTAAATGGACATGTGGTGTTTAATCGTGAGACCGGTGTCATTATTGACTCTGTAGATGTTACGGACACCAAAGGCGGACAGGGTAAGCTTTGGGGGACCATTGACCTGAATGATTTTGATCCCATTACCTTTCTTGACCTCAACCTGAGCTTGAACCAACTGCAATTTCTTAATAATGATTTCGGTCCTGATGTGCCATTTTACGGTAGTGTTTCGGGTACGGGTGAAGTCAAGCTATCCGGGGCAAACACGGATCTATTTCTTCAATCTACCAGGCCCATTTCAGTAACGGAGAATTCCGAGTTGTCTATTCCGCTAATAGAAGAAACCGAGCTGGATGAAAGTAATCGCTTTATTCAATTCGTAGATGAGTTTGATCTCAGCCGCCGAGAGCGCCTGAAGCTTGGTTCGGAACAGGTAAGAGGTACTACAGTAAACTCTCAGATGCTTGAAGAGGCCATAGGCGACCTAACGTTTAATGAGCGCTTCAATATTGATCTGCAGTTCGATGCACCCCGACCCATTAATGTGAAGCTGATTTTTGATCCGGTGACCGGCGAGGTGCTGACAGCAAATGGAACAGGTCAGCTGAGAATTACCTTGCAGGATGAAGAAGTACAGATGTTTGGCCGCTATAATATCTCCGGCGGTAATTACCAGTTTGTGAGCGGTGAAATCATCTCAAGGCGACTGTCGCTGGAGAGCGGGGGTTCAATTGTTTGGGAGGGTGATCCCGCCAATGCGCGCCTGGATATCAATGCAATCTATAACGTAAGGCCGGATATCAATAACTTGAGTGCTGCTGCAGTTTCGCAGGATAATACCCGGGAAAATGGAAGCGGACAACGGGTACCCATTGATCTGATCATAGAAATCACCGGTACGGTTTCCAGTGTGGAAAATAACTTCTATTTTAGGACATCCAACACACTTGACTTATCTTCCAACTCCACACTGCAATTTGCACTCAATGAAATTAACCGGGATGAACAGCAAAAATTTTTACAGGCTACCAGTATTCTGCTAACCGGTGAATTTATTCCTTCGCAATCTTACGGCCAGGCAACAACCTCACTGAGCAGGAATTTGACCAGTGGTTCAACTGTATTTAATCCGCTGCTTTCAAACCAGGTGATCAGTCCGTTATTGTCAAACCAGATAAATGCGTTGCTCGACAGTGACGTCAGCCGCTTTGATATAGACTTTAACCTGAATGCCTACAATGAGATTGATTTGGGTATCGCTTTGCGATTATACAATGATAGGCTCATATTGCGGCGTCAGGGCC
- a CDS encoding NFACT RNA binding domain-containing protein, which produces MNNFYTLIYLNRELNEKIRNGIFNFSISPHKDVFEIYIQQREREYRLIFSTNPNETALFLDNYRPPKKSNVIDFFQGLEGHAIEKLDLADKDRLFYIHFEGGKQLLFKLYGGNPNVYLIEDGRIQEAFKNPEKVKGEEPPEPFAPSFADEITEKAKPKNQITKLNPLLPRNLLPYLIEQHRVEEMDVDEVKTFVETITKALESDPHPRVLETGDLCLWSHEILDIPDDARFETVNNAVRHAYRNAVHLRRLHNKKQNVQQLLERVTSKKEAQLEQLMQADKSLDRADEYEKYGHLLMANAHRSVDFGKEAVEVDDFYNENETVEIPLKEGLSIAENAEYYYDKAKSSRKSYKEAKKRIPTVREEVELSNRLLDELQEIKHLPELESWMKQYSSELEKFGYGVDEDAQASSPYRKFKEGKYEIWVGKSAKSNDQLTSLAHKEDIWLHARGVGGSHVVIRMGNQKEYPPKQVILKAAGYAAFYSKAKGMEMAPVMYTKRKYVRKPKGAAPGAVVVERENVEVVPPLNPKNS; this is translated from the coding sequence ATGAATAATTTTTATACGCTAATATATTTAAACCGAGAATTAAATGAAAAAATCCGAAATGGAATTTTCAATTTCTCCATAAGTCCGCATAAAGACGTTTTCGAAATATATATTCAGCAAAGAGAGCGAGAGTACCGCCTGATATTCAGTACAAACCCAAATGAGACGGCTTTGTTTCTGGATAATTACCGACCGCCTAAAAAAAGCAATGTCATCGATTTTTTTCAAGGCTTAGAGGGACATGCCATTGAAAAACTGGACCTTGCTGATAAAGACAGACTCTTTTATATCCATTTTGAAGGGGGTAAACAGCTGCTTTTTAAACTCTACGGGGGCAATCCAAATGTATACTTGATAGAGGATGGCAGAATACAAGAGGCTTTTAAAAATCCAGAAAAGGTGAAAGGTGAGGAGCCTCCGGAGCCATTTGCCCCTTCATTTGCCGATGAAATAACAGAAAAGGCAAAACCCAAGAATCAAATTACAAAACTCAATCCGCTGCTTCCCAGGAATCTTTTGCCTTACCTGATTGAACAGCACCGGGTTGAAGAGATGGACGTGGATGAGGTTAAAACCTTTGTTGAAACTATAACCAAAGCCCTGGAGAGTGATCCCCATCCGAGAGTACTGGAAACGGGTGATCTTTGCCTGTGGTCGCATGAGATACTGGATATTCCTGATGATGCCCGTTTTGAAACGGTTAATAATGCGGTTCGGCATGCCTATCGCAATGCCGTGCATTTGCGCCGTCTGCACAACAAGAAACAAAATGTGCAGCAGTTACTGGAACGGGTTACTTCCAAGAAGGAGGCACAGCTGGAGCAGCTGATGCAGGCTGATAAAAGTCTGGATCGGGCAGATGAATATGAAAAATACGGGCATCTGTTAATGGCCAATGCGCATCGCTCGGTTGATTTCGGTAAAGAAGCGGTAGAAGTAGATGATTTTTATAATGAGAATGAAACTGTTGAGATCCCTCTGAAAGAAGGCCTATCGATTGCTGAAAATGCCGAGTATTATTACGATAAGGCAAAATCATCCCGCAAATCATATAAGGAAGCTAAAAAGCGTATACCGACAGTGAGGGAAGAGGTGGAGCTTTCTAACCGGTTACTGGATGAACTGCAGGAAATTAAGCATCTGCCGGAACTGGAATCCTGGATGAAGCAGTATTCTAGTGAGCTCGAAAAATTCGGCTATGGAGTAGATGAAGATGCACAAGCTAGTTCGCCATACCGAAAATTTAAGGAAGGCAAATACGAAATTTGGGTAGGCAAAAGTGCCAAAAGCAATGATCAATTGACAAGTCTGGCGCACAAGGAAGATATCTGGCTGCACGCCCGGGGAGTGGGAGGATCACATGTAGTGATCAGAATGGGGAATCAGAAAGAGTATCCACCGAAGCAGGTAATACTGAAAGCTGCCGGATATGCGGCCTTTTATTCAAAGGCAAAAGGAATGGAGATGGCACCTGTTATGTACACTAAAAGAAAGTATGTTCGAAAGCCAAAAGGCGCCGCTCCGGGCGCCGTTGTGGTGGAGCGGGAGAACGTTGAAGTGGTGCCACCCTTGAATCCCAAAAACAGTTAG
- the upp gene encoding uracil phosphoribosyltransferase has product MSQESLEDLTLVEHPVISRDLTILRNKETNIAEFRQALKRVGIILAYHALKELPLKEYTIETPIEKTTGYDIDQEIIVVPILRAGLGLTDAIIQFIPNAKVGHLGMYRDEETHEPVDYYSSIPEGVEDAMVLVVDPMLATGGSAHDALSFLKKQGAQHLRFVSLISAPEGIKKLRELHPDVHIITSGIDEKLNDDAFIVPGLGDAGDRYFGTV; this is encoded by the coding sequence ATGTCTCAGGAATCTTTAGAGGATCTTACATTAGTTGAACATCCGGTCATCTCTCGTGACCTCACGATACTGCGTAACAAAGAGACGAATATTGCCGAATTTCGTCAGGCTTTGAAAAGAGTGGGTATTATTCTTGCCTACCACGCATTGAAAGAACTCCCTCTAAAAGAGTACACTATAGAGACGCCGATAGAAAAGACGACGGGCTACGATATTGATCAGGAAATCATCGTGGTACCCATTTTAAGAGCCGGTCTCGGACTCACCGACGCTATCATACAGTTTATCCCCAATGCCAAGGTAGGGCATCTGGGTATGTATCGCGATGAAGAAACCCATGAGCCTGTCGATTACTACTCAAGCATTCCAGAAGGGGTTGAGGACGCTATGGTACTTGTAGTTGACCCAATGCTTGCCACTGGCGGCAGTGCTCATGACGCCTTATCGTTTCTGAAAAAACAGGGAGCACAACATTTACGATTTGTATCCTTAATATCGGCTCCTGAAGGAATTAAGAAACTCAGGGAGCTACATCCCGATGTTCATATCATCACTTCAGGCATTGACGAAAAGCTGAATGATGATGCATTTATCGTCCCCGGTTTAGGAGATGCAGGTGACAGATATTTTGGTACAGTTTAA